The Mesorhizobium koreense genome includes a window with the following:
- a CDS encoding ABC transporter substrate-binding protein: protein MRYWKTVLTAAAFALATSSAALAARTDLTLGMVLEPPHLDPTAGAAAAIDEVVYANVFEGLTRIGSKGEVLPDLAESWTVSKDGTVYTFKLHSGVKFHDGTDFDANDVKFSLDRARSADSVNAQKALFAHIKDVAVVDPTTVKVTLDEPQGDFLYDMGWGDAVMVAPESASSNKEKPIGTGPFKFDHWAKGSEITLVKNPNYWGKPVALDKAVFRIIPDAAAAIPALLSGDVQAFPNAPVGDALDQIKADPNLKVVIGTTEGETIMSINNKKPPFDKLAVRQALASAINRKAVIDAASSGLGTPIGSHFSPADAGYIDLTGVYPYDVAKAKEYLKEAGLPDGFKATLKLPPTPYARDGGQVIQSELKEIGVDLQIIPVEWADWLKQVFTDKDFDLTIISHTEPADIGIYSRPGYYFQYDNPKFNDVIKELSRTVDQAKRLELLGEAQKILAHDVPAVYLFELPKIGVWDAKLEGMWANSPIQANDLTQVKWAD, encoded by the coding sequence ATGAGGTATTGGAAGACGGTTTTGACGGCAGCGGCCTTCGCGCTCGCCACCAGTAGCGCTGCGTTAGCCGCGCGGACCGACCTGACGCTGGGGATGGTGCTGGAGCCGCCGCATCTCGATCCAACGGCCGGCGCCGCCGCGGCGATCGACGAAGTGGTCTACGCCAACGTTTTCGAGGGGCTGACCCGCATCGGATCGAAGGGTGAGGTGTTGCCCGATCTCGCCGAAAGCTGGACGGTCTCCAAGGACGGCACCGTCTATACGTTCAAGCTGCATTCAGGCGTGAAATTTCATGACGGCACCGATTTTGACGCCAACGACGTGAAGTTCTCGCTCGACCGGGCGCGCAGCGCTGATTCAGTCAACGCGCAGAAAGCACTCTTCGCCCACATCAAGGACGTGGCGGTGGTCGACCCGACGACGGTCAAGGTGACGCTCGACGAGCCACAGGGTGATTTCCTCTACGACATGGGCTGGGGCGATGCCGTGATGGTTGCGCCCGAATCGGCTTCCAGCAACAAGGAAAAGCCGATCGGCACCGGGCCTTTCAAGTTCGATCATTGGGCAAAGGGCTCGGAAATCACACTGGTCAAGAACCCTAATTACTGGGGCAAGCCTGTCGCGCTAGACAAGGCGGTGTTCCGCATCATCCCTGATGCCGCCGCGGCCATTCCGGCGCTGCTTTCGGGCGACGTGCAGGCCTTCCCGAACGCACCGGTCGGCGACGCGCTCGACCAGATCAAGGCAGATCCGAACCTCAAGGTGGTGATAGGCACTACCGAAGGCGAGACGATCATGTCGATCAACAACAAGAAGCCGCCCTTCGACAAACTGGCGGTGCGGCAGGCGCTCGCCTCGGCCATCAACCGCAAGGCCGTCATCGACGCAGCGTCGAGCGGCCTCGGTACGCCGATCGGCTCGCATTTCTCGCCGGCCGACGCCGGCTATATAGACCTGACCGGCGTCTATCCATACGACGTGGCCAAGGCGAAGGAATATCTAAAGGAGGCCGGCCTGCCGGATGGCTTCAAGGCGACGCTCAAGCTGCCGCCCACCCCCTATGCACGTGACGGCGGCCAGGTGATCCAGTCTGAATTGAAGGAGATCGGCGTCGACCTTCAGATCATCCCGGTCGAGTGGGCGGACTGGCTGAAGCAGGTCTTCACCGACAAGGATTTCGACCTGACGATCATCTCCCATACCGAGCCAGCCGATATCGGCATCTATTCGCGGCCCGGCTATTACTTCCAGTACGACAACCCGAAGTTCAACGACGTGATCAAGGAGTTGAGCAGGACGGTCGACCAGGCGAAGCGGTTGGAACTGCTCGGCGAAGCTCAGAAGATCCTCGCCCATGACGTGCCGGCGGTCTATCTGTTCGAACTGCCCAAGATCGGTGTTTGGGATGCCAAGCTCGAAGGCATGTGGGCCAATTCGCCGATCCAGGCCAACGACCTGACGCAGGTGAAATGGGCGGACTGA
- a CDS encoding ABC transporter permease, translated as MTAYIVKRVAIGIVTLVFASIVIFAVLEVLPGDPARLMLGINATADAVQTLRHQMGLDQPLVLRYLHWAGGMLTGDFGKSFTYSSPVRDLIVERGAVSLPLALIALLLSAVIGIPVGVFSASRRGKASDTTVMGVAQLGVAIPNFWFALLLIYVFAVWLRLVPAGGFSGWNAGIWAGLKGLILPAVALALPQAAILARVTRSALLEVLGEDYIRTARAKGLPRRRVLLRHALRNGMIPVMTIIGLQFAFLLAGTIIIENVFYLPGLGRLVYQAITQRDLIVVEGIIMVLVASVVLINLVVDLCYPLVDPRLRHAR; from the coding sequence ATGACCGCCTATATCGTCAAGCGCGTCGCCATCGGTATCGTCACGCTGGTCTTTGCCTCTATCGTGATCTTCGCGGTGCTGGAGGTACTGCCGGGCGATCCGGCACGGCTCATGCTCGGCATAAACGCAACCGCCGATGCCGTCCAAACGTTGCGTCACCAGATGGGCCTCGATCAGCCCCTGGTCCTGCGCTACCTGCACTGGGCAGGCGGTATGCTGACCGGCGATTTCGGCAAATCCTTCACCTATTCCTCGCCTGTCCGCGACCTGATCGTCGAGCGGGGCGCGGTGTCCCTGCCGCTGGCGCTGATCGCGCTTCTCCTATCCGCCGTCATCGGCATTCCTGTCGGCGTCTTTTCCGCCTCGCGGCGCGGCAAGGCATCCGACACCACCGTCATGGGCGTCGCGCAGCTCGGCGTCGCCATCCCCAATTTCTGGTTCGCGCTTCTCCTGATCTATGTTTTCGCCGTCTGGCTGCGGCTCGTCCCGGCGGGCGGCTTTTCCGGATGGAATGCGGGCATCTGGGCCGGCCTCAAGGGGCTCATCCTGCCGGCGGTCGCGCTTGCCCTGCCTCAGGCCGCGATCCTCGCACGCGTGACCCGTTCGGCACTCCTCGAAGTGCTCGGTGAGGACTATATCCGCACCGCGCGTGCCAAGGGCCTGCCGCGTCGCCGGGTGCTGCTCCGCCACGCGCTGCGCAACGGCATGATCCCGGTCATGACCATCATCGGCCTGCAATTCGCCTTCCTGCTTGCCGGCACCATCATCATCGAGAACGTCTTCTATCTCCCCGGCCTCGGCCGGCTTGTCTACCAGGCGATTACCCAGCGTGATCTGATCGTGGTGGAAGGTATCATCATGGTCCTCGTCGCTTCGGTGGTCCTGATCAATCTTGTCGTCGACCTATGCTACCCCTTGGTCGATCCGCGCCTGAGGCACGCACGATGA
- a CDS encoding ABC transporter permease, protein MSAVTSSDTPARFRDFVRAALANRSFVAGLVITLAIALMALLSFIWTPYDVANLVVSDRMKPPSGTHWFGTDNFGRDILSMIMVGSRNSIAVALVAVGIGMGIGVPLGCWAAARGGWLDEAIMRLNDVVFAFPALMSAIMITAIFGPGAVNAIIAIGIFNIPVFARVARAGALALWPREFILAARASGKGTTLITVEHIFPNIANLLLVQGTIQFALGVLAEAGLSYLGLGAQPPMPSWGRMLFDAQTRMMVAPYMAIFPGLAIVITVLGLNLLGDGLSDVLDPKLRRRR, encoded by the coding sequence ATGAGCGCGGTGACCAGCAGCGACACGCCTGCGCGCTTCCGCGACTTCGTTCGCGCCGCGCTCGCCAACCGCTCGTTCGTGGCGGGGCTCGTCATCACGCTCGCCATCGCCCTGATGGCGCTGCTCTCCTTTATCTGGACACCCTATGACGTGGCGAACCTCGTCGTCTCCGACCGGATGAAGCCGCCGTCGGGCACGCACTGGTTCGGCACTGATAATTTCGGCCGCGACATCCTTTCCATGATCATGGTCGGATCGCGCAACTCGATTGCAGTGGCGCTGGTCGCCGTCGGCATCGGCATGGGCATCGGCGTACCGCTCGGCTGCTGGGCAGCCGCGCGTGGCGGTTGGCTGGACGAGGCGATCATGCGGCTGAACGACGTCGTCTTCGCCTTCCCTGCCCTGATGTCGGCCATCATGATCACTGCGATTTTCGGGCCGGGCGCGGTCAACGCCATCATCGCCATAGGCATCTTCAACATCCCGGTCTTCGCGCGTGTCGCCCGCGCCGGCGCGCTGGCGCTGTGGCCGCGCGAATTCATCCTTGCCGCGCGCGCCTCCGGCAAGGGCACAACGCTCATCACCGTCGAGCACATCTTTCCCAACATCGCCAATCTGCTGCTTGTCCAGGGCACGATCCAATTCGCGCTCGGCGTTCTGGCCGAAGCAGGGCTTTCCTATCTCGGCCTCGGTGCACAGCCGCCCATGCCGAGTTGGGGGCGGATGCTGTTCGACGCGCAGACGCGCATGATGGTGGCGCCCTATATGGCGATCTTCCCCGGGCTCGCCATCGTCATCACGGTGCTCGGGCTCAACCTTCTCGGCGACGGGCTTTCCGACGTGCTCGACCCCAAGCTGAGGCGCCGGCGATGA
- a CDS encoding ABC transporter ATP-binding protein has translation MSLLEIEKLSLDIGGVPILRGVDLSIGEGEIMGLVGESGSGKSMTALTVMQLLPIGARASGRVVFDGIDILSAPEEAMCRLRGDDIGMVFQEPMTALNPVKTIGEQVAEGIRWHTGANRANAEARARTMLDRVGLPEAKFPLSRYPHELSGGQRQRVVIAIACALKPKLLVADEPTTALDVVLQKQILELLRGLVDEDRMGLLLISHDLAVVADMSDRVTVMRHGEVMEEGETARTLSGQVHPYTRQLAQASMHVPARRAAVDISRRSAPLLEVSSVTKDYPGRRASLFRRPAPFRAVDEVSFSVEPGQSVALVGRSGCGKSTLARMILALDHPTGGDIKLLGQSLGDKNEAALRPSRQNMQVVFQDPYGSFDPRHKVEKLVGEPLHLLEKRPGSKERREMIAATLAEVGLAPSDMDKYPHEFSGGQRQRISIARAVITRPKLIVADEPVSALDVSIRAQILDLFADLNQKLGVAYIFITHDLTVARAITDDVMVMHEGRIVERGRTGDILDHPQSEAAQALVAAAPDLHRAIARRLEMQG, from the coding sequence ATGAGCCTCCTGGAGATCGAGAAGCTGTCGCTGGACATCGGTGGCGTCCCCATCCTGCGCGGTGTCGATCTTTCGATCGGCGAAGGCGAGATCATGGGGCTGGTCGGCGAATCCGGCTCCGGCAAGTCGATGACGGCTCTTACCGTGATGCAATTGCTGCCCATCGGCGCGCGTGCTTCGGGCCGCGTCGTCTTCGACGGCATCGACATCCTGTCCGCCCCGGAAGAGGCTATGTGCAGGCTACGCGGCGACGATATCGGCATGGTGTTTCAGGAGCCGATGACGGCGCTCAATCCGGTCAAGACGATCGGCGAGCAGGTCGCCGAGGGCATACGCTGGCATACCGGCGCAAACCGAGCTAACGCTGAGGCACGGGCGCGCACCATGCTCGATCGGGTCGGCCTGCCGGAAGCAAAATTCCCGCTGTCGCGCTACCCGCATGAACTGTCCGGCGGCCAGCGGCAGCGCGTCGTCATCGCGATCGCCTGCGCATTGAAGCCGAAATTGCTAGTCGCCGACGAGCCGACGACGGCGCTCGACGTAGTACTGCAGAAGCAGATCCTCGAACTGTTGCGCGGCCTCGTCGACGAGGACCGGATGGGACTCCTCCTCATCTCGCATGATCTCGCAGTCGTCGCCGACATGTCCGACCGCGTGACGGTCATGCGCCATGGCGAAGTCATGGAGGAAGGCGAGACGGCGCGGACGCTGTCCGGACAGGTGCACCCCTATACGCGGCAACTCGCGCAGGCTTCGATGCACGTGCCTGCAAGGAGAGCCGCAGTTGATATTTCGAGGCGGTCAGCGCCTCTTCTTGAAGTCTCCTCCGTTACAAAGGACTATCCCGGCCGCCGCGCCTCGCTCTTCCGTCGACCGGCACCCTTCCGCGCCGTGGACGAGGTTTCGTTCTCGGTCGAGCCCGGCCAGTCCGTGGCGCTGGTCGGGCGCTCGGGCTGCGGAAAATCGACGCTGGCGCGCATGATCCTGGCGCTCGATCACCCGACAGGCGGCGACATAAAGCTGCTAGGGCAATCGCTTGGGGATAAAAACGAGGCAGCACTGCGCCCTTCCCGTCAGAACATGCAGGTCGTATTCCAGGACCCCTACGGCTCATTCGACCCGCGTCACAAGGTCGAGAAGCTGGTCGGCGAGCCGTTGCATCTTCTGGAAAAGCGGCCAGGTTCCAAGGAGCGGCGCGAGATGATCGCCGCCACCCTTGCCGAGGTCGGCCTCGCTCCATCCGACATGGACAAATACCCGCACGAATTCTCCGGTGGGCAGCGGCAGCGTATCTCGATTGCCCGCGCCGTCATCACTCGCCCCAAGCTGATCGTCGCGGACGAGCCCGTCTCGGCGCTCGATGTCTCGATCCGCGCGCAAATCCTCGACCTTTTCGCCGATCTCAACCAGAAGCTCGGCGTCGCCTATATCTTCATTACACACGATCTGACGGTGGCGCGCGCCATCACCGATGATGTCATGGTTATGCATGAGGGGCGTATCGTCGAGCGGGGCCGCACCGGCGACATTCTCGATCATCCGCAATCGGAAGCCGCGCAAGCGCTGGTCGCCGCCGCTCCCGATCTGCACCGCGCTATTGCCCGACGGTTGGAAATGCAGGGATAA
- a CDS encoding virulence factor — protein sequence MADLIIVYWRDIPAQVIVKRGRQNAKRELSVRFTEAIDMCAMRTGASATGDYLEQWRKADPIPVGDDLEAEADKALADLETKYNRERLVALVKAGGKENG from the coding sequence ATGGCTGATCTTATCATTGTCTATTGGCGCGATATACCGGCGCAAGTCATCGTCAAGCGGGGGCGGCAGAACGCCAAGCGCGAACTCTCCGTGCGCTTTACCGAGGCGATCGACATGTGCGCCATGCGCACCGGCGCGTCCGCCACGGGGGACTATCTCGAACAATGGCGCAAGGCCGATCCGATTCCCGTCGGCGACGATCTGGAAGCGGAGGCGGACAAGGCGCTCGCCGACCTCGAGACGAAATACAACCGCGAGCGACTGGTTGCGCTGGTCAAGGCGGGCGGTAAGGAAAATGGCTGA
- a CDS encoding methylenetetrahydrofolate reductase C-terminal domain-containing protein: protein MAEKPASTTASGPADGAAKPTPPSASGGVTQATIVKKTAPKSDYKPADISPQRRVQRRYTVRLWSVRHSRFLEWFYARFADAFLALHPLWKAIGYGRAEGPVKFVEKRVKGFMFDCRMCGQCVLSSTGMSCPMNCPKQLRNGPCGGVRANGNCEVEPDMPCVWVKAWEGSRNMRHGDAILKVQKPVDQSLRETSAWLRVTALAAAERDKARA from the coding sequence ATGGCTGAGAAGCCCGCCTCCACCACCGCTTCCGGCCCGGCTGACGGCGCAGCGAAACCGACGCCGCCTTCCGCTTCGGGTGGCGTAACCCAGGCGACGATCGTCAAGAAGACGGCACCAAAGAGTGACTACAAGCCGGCCGACATATCGCCTCAGCGACGCGTCCAGCGGCGTTATACCGTACGGCTCTGGTCGGTCAGGCATTCGCGCTTCCTCGAATGGTTCTATGCGCGCTTCGCCGACGCTTTCCTCGCCCTTCATCCCTTGTGGAAGGCGATCGGCTACGGGCGCGCCGAAGGTCCGGTCAAGTTCGTCGAGAAGCGCGTCAAGGGCTTTATGTTCGACTGCCGCATGTGCGGGCAATGCGTTCTCTCCTCTACCGGCATGTCATGCCCGATGAACTGCCCCAAACAGCTCAGGAACGGTCCTTGCGGCGGCGTGCGCGCCAACGGCAATTGCGAGGTCGAGCCGGACATGCCCTGCGTCTGGGTCAAGGCGTGGGAAGGCTCGCGCAACATGCGCCACGGCGACGCCATCCTGAAAGTCCAGAAGCCCGTGGATCAGTCGCTGCGCGAGACGTCGGCGTGGCTGCGCGTTACCGCGCTGGCGGCGGCCGAGCGGGACAAGGCAAGGGCATGA
- a CDS encoding methylenetetrahydrofolate reductase has product MTPLRPTQPDENPAGVHLPLDPLPGHSSLGRLERVLRRGEFAVTAELNPPDSANPEDVYQRAAVFDGWVDGINAVDASGANCHMSSVGICALLTRMGYAPIMQIACRDKNRIAIQGDVLGAAAMGVANILCLTGDGVQAGDQPGAKPVFDLDCMSLLETVCTMRDEGKFLSGRKLTTPPAVFLGAAINPFAPPYDFRPMRLAKKIAAGAQFVQSQYCFDVAMFRTYMQRVRDLGLTEKCFVLAGVGPLASAKTARWIRSNVPGIHIPDAIIKRLEGAADQKKEGKRLCIDIINEVKEIPGVAGVHVMAYRQEEYVAEIVAESGVLKGRQPWKREARHDDQVVADRLDRILHENITEQPADRVEKAAN; this is encoded by the coding sequence ATGACCCCTCTGCGCCCAACACAGCCCGACGAAAACCCGGCGGGCGTCCACCTGCCGCTCGACCCGCTGCCGGGCCATTCCTCGCTCGGCCGGCTTGAGCGTGTCCTGCGGCGCGGCGAATTCGCCGTCACGGCGGAGCTCAACCCGCCCGACAGCGCCAATCCGGAGGACGTCTACCAGCGCGCTGCCGTCTTCGACGGCTGGGTAGACGGCATCAACGCGGTCGATGCATCCGGCGCCAATTGCCATATGTCGTCGGTCGGCATCTGCGCGCTTTTGACCCGCATGGGCTACGCACCGATCATGCAGATCGCCTGCCGCGACAAGAACCGCATCGCCATCCAGGGCGACGTGCTGGGCGCCGCCGCCATGGGTGTCGCCAACATCCTGTGCCTTACCGGCGACGGCGTGCAGGCCGGCGACCAGCCCGGCGCCAAGCCGGTCTTCGACCTCGACTGCATGTCGCTGCTCGAAACGGTATGCACCATGCGCGACGAGGGAAAGTTCCTTTCCGGCCGCAAGCTGACCACGCCGCCCGCCGTCTTTCTCGGCGCAGCCATCAACCCCTTTGCACCACCCTATGATTTCCGGCCGATGCGGCTCGCCAAGAAGATCGCCGCCGGCGCGCAGTTCGTGCAGAGCCAGTACTGCTTCGACGTGGCGATGTTCCGCACCTACATGCAGCGCGTGCGAGATCTCGGCCTCACGGAAAAATGCTTCGTCCTGGCCGGCGTCGGCCCGCTTGCCTCGGCCAAGACGGCGCGCTGGATCCGCTCCAACGTGCCGGGCATCCACATCCCCGACGCCATCATAAAGCGCCTTGAAGGAGCCGCCGACCAGAAGAAGGAAGGCAAGCGACTCTGCATCGACATCATCAATGAGGTGAAGGAAATCCCCGGTGTCGCCGGCGTCCATGTCATGGCCTACCGGCAGGAGGAATATGTCGCCGAGATCGTCGCCGAATCCGGCGTCCTGAAAGGCCGGCAGCCCTGGAAGCGCGAGGCGCGGCACGACGACCAGGTCGTCGCCGACCGCCTCGACAGGATCCTGCACGAAAATATCACCGAACAACCCGCCGACCGGGTTGAAAAGGCAGCGAACTGA
- a CDS encoding methyltetrahydrofolate cobalamin methyltransferase encodes MTRTIVASATREIVIGFDQPFCVIGERINPTGRKKLAAEMVEGNFETVKKDALEQAAAGATMLDVNAGVTAVDPNATEPGLLVQTLEIVQGLVDLPLSIDSSVTGAIEAALKVAKGRPLVNSVTGEEEKLEAILPLIKKYNVPVVAISNDETGISMDPDVRFAVAKKIVERAMDYGIKPEDVVVDPLVMPIGALGDAGRQVFALLRRLREELKVNTTCGLSNISFGLPHRHGINGAFIPMVIGAGMTSAIMNPCRPQEMEAVRGANVLAGTDKDCMTWIKTYKDYKPAVAGQPVAAPIAVNTPAEGAAASSGGRRRGGREARRAAG; translated from the coding sequence ATGACTCGAACCATCGTCGCATCCGCGACCCGCGAAATCGTCATCGGCTTCGACCAACCCTTCTGCGTCATCGGGGAGCGCATCAATCCGACCGGCCGCAAGAAGCTCGCCGCCGAGATGGTCGAAGGCAATTTCGAGACCGTGAAGAAGGATGCGCTGGAACAGGCGGCCGCCGGTGCCACCATGCTCGACGTCAATGCCGGTGTGACGGCGGTGGATCCGAACGCGACCGAGCCCGGCCTGCTTGTCCAGACCCTGGAAATCGTGCAGGGGCTCGTCGATCTTCCGCTCTCCATCGATTCATCCGTAACCGGAGCCATCGAGGCCGCGCTCAAGGTCGCCAAGGGCCGCCCGCTGGTGAACTCCGTCACCGGCGAGGAAGAAAAGCTCGAGGCGATCCTGCCGCTGATCAAGAAATACAACGTGCCGGTCGTGGCGATCTCCAACGACGAGACCGGCATCTCCATGGACCCGGATGTCCGCTTCGCCGTCGCCAAGAAGATCGTCGAACGTGCCATGGACTACGGTATCAAGCCGGAAGACGTGGTTGTCGACCCACTGGTCATGCCGATCGGCGCGCTGGGCGATGCCGGCCGACAGGTCTTCGCGCTTCTGCGGCGCTTGCGCGAAGAACTGAAGGTCAACACGACCTGCGGGCTTTCCAACATCTCTTTCGGCCTGCCGCACCGGCACGGTATCAACGGCGCCTTCATCCCCATGGTGATCGGCGCGGGTATGACCTCAGCGATCATGAACCCTTGCCGCCCGCAGGAGATGGAGGCCGTGCGCGGCGCCAACGTGCTCGCCGGCACCGACAAGGACTGCATGACCTGGATCAAGACCTACAAGGACTACAAGCCCGCCGTGGCCGGCCAACCGGTAGCAGCGCCCATCGCGGTCAACACGCCGGCGGAAGGCGCGGCCGCTTCCAGCGGCGGCCGTCGACGCGGCGGCCGCGAGGCACGCCGGGCAGCGGGGTGA
- a CDS encoding ASKHA domain-containing protein produces the protein MNSEAPNPLILFMPSGKRGRFPIGTPILDAARSLGVYVESVCGGRATCGRCQIEIQEGNFAKHKIVSSLDHISAKGPKEERYERVRGLPEGRRLSCSATVQGDLVVDVPQDTVINAQTIRKAATDRVIERNPAIQMCYVEVDEPDMHKPLGDLDRLKAVLAKDWGWKDLRVAQHIIPEVQKILRKENWAVTAAIHKDMELSRATVIALYPGLKNEAYGIACDIGSTTIAMHLVSLLSGRIVASAGAPNPQIRFGEDVMSRVSYVMMNPDGREAMTKAVHEAVNGLIGKVCDEGGVDRNDIFDSVFVCNPIMHHLFLGIDPTELGQAPFALAVSGAVQGWAHDIGIDVNRGARFYMLPCIAGHVGADAAGATLSEGPYRQDKMMLLVDVGTNAEIVLGKRGHVVAASSPTGPAFEGAEISSGQRAAPGAIERVRIDPVTHEPKYRVIGVDKWSDEEGFEEAAKATGVTGICGSAIIEVVAEMYLSGLISEDGVIDGALAAVTPRIFQNGRTFSYLLRESVEGGPRITVTQNDIRAIQLAKAALYAGIKLLMEKQGITEVDTIRFAGAFGSFIDPKYAMVLGLIPDCDLGEVKAVGNAAGTGALMALLNRDHRREIEREVASIDKIETALEPDFQQLFINAMALPNKVDSFPKLRTVVKMPEPKLADAGLAGVDNAPRRRSREERAARRRGG, from the coding sequence ATGAACAGCGAAGCGCCCAATCCCCTGATTCTCTTCATGCCCTCGGGCAAGCGTGGCCGCTTCCCCATCGGCACGCCGATCCTGGACGCTGCCCGCTCGCTCGGCGTCTATGTCGAAAGCGTCTGCGGCGGGCGCGCTACCTGCGGGCGTTGCCAGATCGAAATCCAAGAAGGCAATTTCGCGAAACACAAAATCGTCTCATCGCTCGATCACATCTCGGCGAAGGGGCCGAAGGAAGAGCGCTACGAGCGCGTGCGTGGGTTGCCCGAGGGCCGTCGCCTCTCCTGCTCCGCCACCGTGCAGGGCGATCTCGTCGTGGACGTGCCGCAGGACACCGTCATCAACGCGCAGACGATCCGCAAGGCTGCTACCGACCGCGTGATCGAGCGCAATCCGGCGATCCAGATGTGTTATGTCGAGGTCGACGAGCCCGACATGCACAAGCCACTCGGCGATCTCGATCGGCTGAAGGCGGTGCTGGCGAAGGATTGGGGCTGGAAGGACCTGCGCGTCGCGCAGCATATCATTCCGGAGGTCCAGAAGATCCTGCGCAAGGAGAACTGGGCCGTCACCGCCGCGATCCACAAGGATATGGAACTGTCGCGCGCCACGGTGATCGCGCTCTATCCGGGGCTGAAGAACGAAGCCTACGGCATCGCCTGTGACATCGGCTCGACTACAATCGCCATGCATCTGGTGTCGCTGCTCTCTGGCCGCATCGTCGCTTCCGCCGGTGCGCCTAACCCGCAGATCCGCTTTGGCGAAGATGTGATGAGCCGCGTCTCCTACGTCATGATGAACCCGGACGGACGCGAGGCGATGACCAAAGCCGTGCACGAGGCGGTCAACGGGCTGATCGGCAAGGTCTGCGACGAAGGCGGCGTTGACCGCAACGACATTTTCGACAGCGTATTTGTCTGCAACCCGATCATGCACCACCTGTTCCTCGGCATCGACCCGACCGAACTCGGCCAGGCGCCGTTCGCGCTCGCCGTATCCGGCGCGGTGCAGGGCTGGGCACACGATATCGGCATCGACGTAAATCGCGGCGCCCGCTTCTATATGCTGCCTTGCATCGCCGGCCATGTCGGGGCGGATGCCGCCGGCGCCACCCTGTCGGAAGGGCCTTACCGGCAAGACAAGATGATGCTCTTGGTCGATGTCGGCACCAACGCCGAGATCGTGCTTGGCAAGCGCGGCCATGTCGTCGCCGCCTCCTCGCCCACTGGGCCGGCCTTTGAAGGCGCCGAAATCTCGTCGGGCCAGCGCGCTGCGCCCGGCGCCATCGAACGCGTCCGCATCGATCCCGTAACCCACGAGCCGAAGTACCGGGTGATCGGCGTCGACAAATGGTCCGACGAGGAAGGATTCGAGGAAGCCGCCAAGGCAACCGGCGTCACCGGCATCTGCGGCTCGGCTATCATCGAAGTGGTGGCGGAGATGTACCTTTCCGGCCTGATCTCGGAGGATGGCGTCATCGACGGCGCGCTTGCGGCGGTCACGCCGCGCATTTTCCAGAATGGGCGCACCTTCTCCTATCTGCTGCGCGAGAGCGTGGAAGGCGGTCCTCGCATCACCGTCACCCAGAACGACATCCGCGCCATCCAGCTCGCCAAGGCAGCGCTTTATGCCGGCATCAAGCTCTTGATGGAAAAGCAGGGTATCACGGAGGTGGACACGATCCGCTTCGCCGGTGCCTTCGGCTCTTTCATCGACCCAAAATACGCGATGGTGCTCGGTCTTATCCCCGATTGCGACCTCGGCGAGGTCAAGGCGGTCGGCAATGCGGCCGGCACGGGCGCGCTGATGGCGCTCCTCAATCGCGATCACCGCCGCGAGATCGAGCGCGAAGTCGCCAGTATCGACAAGATCGAGACCGCGCTGGAACCCGATTTCCAGCAGCTCTTCATCAACGCGATGGCGCTGCCCAACAAGGTCGATTCGTTCCCGAAGCTCCGTACCGTCGTGAAGATGCCGGAGCCGAAGCTCGCCGATGCCGGCCTTGCCGGTGTGGACAACGCGCCGCGCCGCCGCTCACGCGAGGAGCGCGCGGCGCGGCGACGGGGCGGATAG